From a region of the Flavobacterium sediminilitoris genome:
- a CDS encoding zinc metalloprotease: protein MKKVLLSAAALLLMISCNNEENAITDTPEANTITHRGCASHDVLEKQLEEDPSLAGRMAEIESKINDAITQGRIVNGVLEIPVVFNVLYRTSAENISQAQLQSQIDVLNKDFNAQNSDYNTPNNPYSSVRANVGIRFVLDRVIRKSTTKTSWGTNNAMKKTSTGGIAPTSPTTKLNYWICTIGGGILGYAQFPGGSSATDGVVADSRYTGTTGTATYPFNLGRTGTHEVGHWMNLRHIWGDTTCGNDLVSDTPVHNTANYGVPAVGHRSTCSGTPLEMYMNYMDYTDDRGMYMFSNGQKNRMLAVFSPTGPRASFR, encoded by the coding sequence ATGAAAAAAGTTTTATTATCAGCAGCAGCTTTATTGCTTATGATTTCATGTAACAATGAAGAGAACGCAATTACAGACACACCAGAAGCAAATACAATTACTCATAGAGGTTGTGCTTCTCATGATGTTCTTGAAAAACAACTAGAAGAAGATCCTTCTTTAGCAGGCAGAATGGCAGAAATTGAATCAAAAATTAATGATGCTATTACTCAAGGTAGAATAGTAAATGGTGTATTAGAAATTCCTGTTGTATTTAATGTTCTTTATAGAACTTCAGCAGAAAATATTTCGCAAGCGCAATTACAATCTCAAATTGATGTATTAAACAAAGATTTTAATGCTCAAAATTCAGATTATAACACTCCTAACAACCCATATAGTAGTGTAAGAGCTAATGTAGGAATCCGCTTTGTTTTAGATAGAGTCATTAGAAAATCTACTACTAAAACATCTTGGGGAACAAATAATGCTATGAAAAAAACAAGTACAGGTGGTATTGCTCCTACTTCTCCTACTACAAAATTAAACTATTGGATATGTACAATAGGTGGTGGAATTTTAGGATATGCACAATTTCCTGGTGGCTCATCAGCAACTGATGGTGTTGTAGCTGATTCTAGATACACTGGAACTACAGGAACTGCAACTTATCCTTTTAACTTAGGTAGAACAGGAACTCACGAAGTAGGACATTGGATGAATTTACGTCATATTTGGGGTGATACAACTTGTGGAAATGACTTAGTGAGCGACACTCCAGTACATAATACTGCAAATTATGGTGTTCCTGCTGTAGGACATAGAAGTACATGTTCTGGAACGCCTTTAGAAATGTATATGAATTATATGGATTATACTGATGACAGAGGAATGTATATGTTTTCTAATGGACAAAAAAACAGAATGTTAGCTGTTTTTTCTCCTACAGGACCAAGAGCTTCATTTAGATAA
- the tsaD gene encoding tRNA (adenosine(37)-N6)-threonylcarbamoyltransferase complex transferase subunit TsaD, producing MKKKIYTLAIESSCDDTSAAVLCNDKVLSNIVAQQAIHKEYGGVVPELASRAHQQNIVPVVDVAIKKAGISKEELNCISFTQGPGLMGSLLVGGSFAKSMSMALNIPLIAVNHMKAHILAHFIDEEGFDKPTFPFIALTISGGHTQIVQVNSFFDLKIIGETTDDAVGEAFDKSAKILGLPYPGGPLIDKYAQEGNPKAFKFTKPKVEGLNFSFSGLKTQILYFIQKNTAINPNFIEENRNDICASIQDTIIEILMDKLKIAVKETGINQVTIGGGVSANSGIRKTLKETEKKYGWKTYIPKFEYTTDNAAMIGIVGYYNFLENNFSKNTTVSKARIEF from the coding sequence ATGAAAAAAAAAATATACACTCTTGCTATTGAAAGCTCATGCGATGATACTTCCGCAGCAGTATTATGTAATGATAAAGTTCTCTCAAATATTGTAGCTCAACAAGCTATACACAAAGAATATGGAGGTGTTGTTCCTGAGTTAGCTTCAAGAGCTCATCAACAAAACATTGTCCCTGTTGTAGATGTTGCAATAAAAAAAGCAGGAATCTCAAAAGAAGAACTAAATTGTATTTCTTTTACTCAAGGACCTGGATTAATGGGTTCATTACTAGTAGGAGGCTCTTTCGCAAAATCAATGAGCATGGCTTTAAACATTCCTTTGATTGCAGTAAACCATATGAAAGCACATATTTTAGCCCATTTTATTGATGAAGAAGGATTTGATAAACCCACTTTTCCTTTTATAGCACTTACAATAAGTGGAGGACATACTCAAATTGTACAAGTAAACAGTTTTTTTGATTTAAAAATTATTGGAGAAACTACTGATGATGCTGTTGGTGAAGCTTTTGATAAGTCTGCAAAAATATTAGGTCTTCCCTATCCTGGTGGACCATTAATAGACAAATATGCACAAGAAGGAAACCCAAAAGCTTTTAAATTTACTAAACCAAAAGTAGAAGGTTTAAATTTTAGTTTTAGCGGATTAAAAACACAAATTTTATATTTTATACAAAAAAATACTGCAATTAATCCTAACTTTATAGAGGAAAATAGAAATGATATTTGTGCTTCAATACAAGACACTATAATTGAAATTTTAATGGATAAACTAAAAATTGCAGTAAAAGAAACAGGAATAAATCAAGTAACAATTGGAGGTGGTGTTTCTGCTAATTCTGGGATAAGAAAAACACTAAAAGAAACTGAAAAAAAATACGGTTGGAAAACCTATATTCCAAAATTTGAATATACAACTGATAATGCTGCCATGATAGGAATTGTAGGTTATTATAATTTCCTTGAAAATAATTTCAGCAAAAACACTACAGTTTCTAAAGCTCGAATAGAATTTTAA
- the pfkA gene encoding 6-phosphofructokinase translates to MTSNIKKIGVLTSGGDSPGMNAAIRSVVRTCAFHNIECLGIYRGYQGMIEGDFKELGPRSVNNIINKGGTILKSARSKEFMTVEGRKKAHESLVKAGVNALVVIGGDGSFTGAEVFNSEYNFPVMGIPGTIDNDIFGTSHTLGYDTALNTVVEVIDKIRDTASSHNRLFFVEVMGRDAGHIALNTGIGAGAEEILIPEEDLGLERLLESLKRSKESGKSSSIVVVAEGDKIGKNVFELKDYVEENLPEYDVRVSVLGHMQRGGSPSCFDRVLASRLGVKAVESILDGKSNFMVGLLNDKVALTPLEQAIKGHTAIDTELLRVSDIMTT, encoded by the coding sequence ATGACATCAAACATTAAAAAGATAGGTGTCCTCACATCTGGAGGAGATTCACCAGGAATGAATGCAGCAATACGCTCAGTTGTAAGAACCTGTGCTTTTCACAATATAGAATGTTTAGGTATATATAGAGGCTATCAAGGTATGATTGAAGGCGATTTTAAAGAATTAGGACCTAGATCTGTTAATAATATAATTAATAAAGGAGGAACCATTTTAAAATCAGCTAGATCAAAAGAATTCATGACAGTTGAAGGAAGAAAAAAAGCCCATGAGAGCCTTGTTAAAGCAGGAGTAAATGCATTAGTAGTAATTGGTGGAGATGGATCATTTACAGGAGCAGAAGTATTTAATAGTGAATATAATTTTCCTGTAATGGGAATTCCAGGAACCATTGATAATGATATTTTTGGTACAAGTCATACATTAGGATATGATACAGCATTAAACACAGTAGTAGAAGTAATAGATAAAATTAGAGATACTGCCAGTTCACATAACCGTTTATTTTTTGTTGAGGTAATGGGAAGAGATGCAGGACATATTGCTTTAAATACAGGAATTGGAGCTGGAGCAGAAGAAATTCTTATTCCTGAAGAAGATTTAGGACTAGAAAGACTATTAGAATCATTAAAAAGAAGTAAAGAATCAGGTAAATCTTCAAGTATTGTTGTCGTAGCCGAAGGAGACAAAATAGGAAAGAATGTATTCGAATTAAAAGATTATGTAGAAGAAAATTTACCAGAATATGATGTTAGAGTATCTGTTTTAGGTCACATGCAAAGAGGAGGATCACCATCATGTTTTGATAGAGTATTAGCTTCAAGATTAGGCGTAAAAGCAGTCGAATCTATATTAGATGGAAAATCTAATTTCATGGTTGGATTATTAAACGATAAAGTAGCCCTAACACCATTAGAGCAAGCTATAAAAGGCCATACGGCAATAGATACAGAATTATTAAGAGTGTCAGATATAATGACAACATAA
- a CDS encoding DUF4159 domain-containing protein, which translates to MNKIFFISILFFLNIGFSQEIAVLKYSGGGDWYSNPTSLPNLATFCNQNINTNINNKIATVEAGSSDIFSYPFIHMTGHGNVVFSPNDLENLKNYLTSGGFLHIDDNYGMDEFIRKEIQKLFPNNNLVELPNSHEIFKAPYNFPNGLPKIHEHNNKKPQAFGLFIENRLVLLYTFESDLGDGWEDEEVHNDPISVREKALKMGANILNYVFKN; encoded by the coding sequence ATGAATAAAATATTTTTTATTAGTATTCTATTTTTTTTAAACATAGGATTCTCACAGGAAATTGCTGTTTTAAAATATTCTGGTGGTGGAGACTGGTATTCAAACCCTACTTCATTACCTAATTTAGCTACATTTTGTAATCAAAACATCAATACAAATATTAACAATAAAATTGCAACTGTTGAAGCAGGAAGTAGTGATATTTTTTCATATCCTTTTATTCACATGACTGGACATGGCAATGTTGTTTTTAGTCCAAATGACTTAGAAAATCTAAAAAACTATTTAACTTCTGGTGGTTTTCTACATATTGATGACAACTATGGAATGGATGAATTTATTAGAAAAGAAATTCAAAAATTATTTCCAAACAACAATCTAGTTGAATTACCAAATAGTCATGAAATTTTTAAAGCACCATATAATTTCCCTAATGGTCTTCCTAAAATTCATGAACACAATAATAAGAAACCTCAAGCTTTTGGTCTCTTTATAGAAAACAGATTAGTATTGCTTTATACTTTTGAATCAGATTTAGGAGACGGTTGGGAAGATGAAGAAGTTCACAATGATCCTATTTCAGTAAGAGAAAAAGCATTAAAAATGGGAGCAAATATTCTAAATTATGTTTTCAAAAATTAA
- a CDS encoding zinc metalloprotease, producing MKNFLLSTTILLLMVSCNNEENTVTDSPEANAIAHRGCASHDVLDRQLKEDPTLSGRMAEIELKTKNAITQGRIVNGVLEIPVVFNVLYRTSSENISDAQLQSQIDVLNKDFNAQNSDFNTANNPYSDVRANVGIRFVLDAVNRKSTNKSSWGTRDVMKKSKRGGIDPTSPTTKLNIWVCTIGGGILGYAQFPGGSSATDGVVLDSKYTGTTGTATYPFNLGRTATHEVGHWMNLRHIWGDTTCGNDLVNDTPTHNTANYGVPAVGHRSTCSGTPLEMYMNYMDYTDDRGMYMFSNDQKDRMLAVFSPSGPRASFR from the coding sequence ATGAAAAATTTTTTATTATCAACTACAATTTTATTACTCATGGTTTCATGTAACAATGAAGAAAACACAGTTACAGATTCTCCAGAAGCAAATGCGATTGCTCATAGAGGATGCGCTTCACATGACGTTCTTGACAGACAATTAAAAGAAGATCCTACTTTATCAGGTAGAATGGCTGAAATTGAACTTAAAACAAAAAACGCTATAACACAAGGAAGAATAGTGAATGGAGTACTTGAAATTCCAGTTGTATTCAATGTTTTATACAGAACTTCTTCAGAAAACATTTCAGATGCTCAATTACAATCTCAAATTGACGTTTTAAATAAAGATTTTAATGCTCAAAACTCAGATTTCAACACTGCAAATAATCCGTATAGTGATGTAAGAGCCAATGTAGGGATTCGTTTTGTACTTGATGCTGTAAATAGAAAATCTACAAACAAATCATCTTGGGGAACTAGAGACGTAATGAAAAAATCAAAAAGAGGTGGAATAGACCCTACATCTCCTACTACAAAATTGAATATTTGGGTTTGTACAATTGGAGGTGGTATATTAGGGTATGCACAATTCCCAGGAGGTTCATCAGCAACTGATGGTGTTGTATTAGATTCAAAATATACTGGAACTACTGGAACTGCAACTTATCCTTTTAACTTAGGTAGAACTGCAACGCACGAAGTAGGTCACTGGATGAATTTACGTCATATTTGGGGTGATACAACTTGCGGAAATGATTTAGTAAATGACACTCCAACTCATAATACTGCAAATTACGGTGTTCCAGCTGTAGGACATAGAAGTACATGTTCTGGAACGCCTTTAGAAATGTATATGAATTATATGGATTATACTGATGACAGAGGAATGTATATGTTTTCTAATGACCAAAAAGACAGAATGCTAGCTGTTTTTTCTCCTTCAGGACCAAGGGCTTCATTCAGATAA
- a CDS encoding 16S rRNA (uracil(1498)-N(3))-methyltransferase, translating into MQLFYNPYIKKEDKHFIFDKEESKHIVKVLRKKESDIIHISNGLGYLFISEITIASDKKCEVKIIETQFFNPTNYQLHIAVAPTKINDRFEWFLEKATEIGIHEITPIICEHSERKVYKIDRAEKIIQSAMKQSLQYYLPKVNEPIRFSDFLEKDFEGIKYIAHCEEQDRKSFKNIIKTNEKIVILIGPEGDFSLKEIQLALHKNFTPVTLGKTRLRTETAALVACHTVALINE; encoded by the coding sequence ATGCAATTATTTTACAACCCATATATAAAAAAAGAAGACAAACACTTTATTTTCGACAAAGAAGAGAGTAAACATATTGTCAAAGTATTAAGAAAAAAAGAAAGTGATATTATTCACATTTCAAACGGATTAGGTTATTTATTCATTTCAGAAATAACGATTGCTTCTGATAAAAAATGTGAAGTAAAAATAATTGAAACTCAATTTTTTAATCCTACAAATTATCAATTACATATTGCAGTTGCTCCAACCAAAATAAATGATCGATTTGAATGGTTTTTAGAAAAAGCAACTGAAATTGGAATTCATGAAATCACTCCTATTATTTGTGAACATTCTGAAAGAAAAGTATACAAGATTGACAGAGCCGAAAAAATCATACAGTCTGCTATGAAACAATCTTTACAATATTATCTTCCAAAAGTAAATGAACCTATCCGCTTTAGTGATTTTTTAGAAAAAGATTTTGAAGGTATAAAATATATTGCTCATTGTGAAGAACAAGACAGGAAGTCTTTTAAAAATATTATTAAAACAAATGAAAAAATAGTAATTTTAATTGGTCCTGAAGGCGATTTTTCTTTAAAAGAAATTCAACTTGCACTTCATAAAAATTTTACACCTGTAACATTAGGAAAAACTAGATTAAGAACAGAAACCGCTGCATTAGTTGCTTGCCATACAGTAGCCTTAATAAACGAATAA
- a CDS encoding translocation/assembly module TamB domain-containing protein: MSGILLSLPPVQTFIGRYVTEKLNEDFGTNISIDRIAITPFGTVKLREVLVRDHHKDTLFFIKRVNTSILSIKSLYNDGHPYLGDVILDGFNCKITQYKGEDYTNIDKFIEAFDDGSPSSGKFRMKTSLMVVYNSRFRYTNQNLETPKILDFQNLNGQIEKFFIKGPDVTTYIKTLSFKDYRGLSVENLTSNFTYTKKNILLDNLDLTTAESVMKGKVELKYKRKDFSDFNNKVIFDVQMDKAHISSNDLNYFYNEFGKDNVFNIDTHLLGTLNNFTTHKLKLSDKNHSEINGTINFKNLFNKNESFYINGEFTKITSDYEDLKVILPNILGKSLPTSLSKLGKVSLNGNVELTDSYINSDVFITSVLGNIQSNLSIQDMGNIDNATYQGNVIFDNFNLGKFLNESEIGEVTLNLDVDGKGFNKQYLNTKVKGKIDKFYYNKYNYQNITVDGKMKMPYFEGYFNSNDPNLKMDFDGLVDLGSKVKNYNFKAHIDYVDLHALHFSKIDTISIFKGNIFFLAKGNTLDDLDGSLRVTNVSYQNNLDSYFFDDFELNSSFDSERIRTITINSPDIITGKVVGKYKINQVRKIIENAVGSLYANYSPNKLQKGQFLDFNFTIYNKIVEIFIPQISISENTKIKGKINADLGKFDFDFSSPNVIAFENNFTNIKVDIDNKNPLYNTYIEMDSIRSKYYKISNFNLINLTMNDTLFVRTEFKGGNNNNDDFSLNLYHTIDENKESVIGFKKSEVKFKDYLWFINEKENNDNKIVFDKSFKNFKFQKFRLSHENQNMDFHGEMRDSTYKNFNLTFNDVDLNKITPSLDSISIDGRLNGFAKYEQDNNFHKPLSDIRIDSLKINKYPVGDLYVLVEGNENLNRFGVDSYIVQRGDERFYLNGNIEYNDKKSVLNMDAGFNAFDLAPFGSLIGNVLTDVRGDATGNATIRGLITKPEIDGRLYLNNAGLNAPYLNVDYNFEKNAIVDVTEREFLFRSIAITDTKFNTQGILNGYVKHNAFSDWELNLELKSDNILGLNTKDSEDAYYYGTAFMKGKANISGPVESLLVKVVGESEKGTSIKIPVSNSEDVGQKAYMTFIREEDLNKTSIDKLRKNKYNGIELDLDFDIDTDAEIEVILDRESGHAMKGRGYGSMKMEINTLGKFLMYGDFQVQEGEYNFKKAGLFDKKFYVKKGSTIRWEGDPLGAILNLEAIYETQANPSVLIESSSFNTNRKLPTEVSIIINGSLSNPEPDFNINFPTVSSVLKSEIDYRLQNKDVRQNQAFALLAFGSFTTPENAGNVAYGSLFETASSLFNDIFSDQDAKLQVGVDYSQGDRINQISDRVGLTLSTQINDKISINGKVGVPVGGVTESVLVGDVEIQMQLNEDGSLRARVFNRENDINYIGEGIGYTQGIGLNYSVDFDTFKELIREIFKKNKKKKTENNSSNDFPDSDIDPEFLESINNRRNKIQKAPEDQKVPEID, from the coding sequence GTGTCGGGCATACTCTTGTCATTACCTCCTGTTCAAACATTTATAGGTAGATATGTAACTGAAAAACTGAATGAAGATTTTGGAACTAATATTAGTATCGATAGAATTGCAATTACGCCTTTTGGTACAGTAAAATTAAGAGAAGTTCTAGTAAGAGACCATCATAAAGATACTTTGTTCTTTATTAAAAGAGTTAATACATCTATTTTAAGTATAAAAAGTTTATATAATGATGGACATCCATATTTGGGAGATGTTATTTTAGATGGTTTTAATTGTAAAATTACTCAGTATAAAGGAGAAGATTATACCAATATAGATAAGTTTATTGAAGCTTTTGATGATGGTTCTCCTTCATCTGGAAAGTTTAGAATGAAAACTAGTTTAATGGTTGTTTATAATAGTAGATTTAGATATACAAATCAAAATTTAGAAACACCAAAAATTTTAGATTTTCAAAATCTTAATGGACAAATTGAAAAGTTTTTCATTAAAGGTCCAGATGTAACAACTTATATTAAGACACTTTCGTTTAAAGATTATAGAGGATTATCTGTAGAAAACCTTACATCAAATTTTACTTATACTAAAAAAAACATATTATTAGATAATTTAGATTTAACTACGGCAGAATCTGTAATGAAAGGGAAGGTTGAATTAAAATATAAAAGAAAAGATTTTTCAGATTTTAATAATAAAGTGATTTTTGATGTTCAGATGGATAAAGCACATATTTCATCTAATGACTTAAATTATTTTTATAACGAATTTGGAAAAGATAATGTTTTCAATATTGATACGCATCTTTTAGGAACTTTAAATAATTTTACAACACATAAATTAAAGTTAAGTGATAAAAATCATTCTGAAATAAATGGAACTATTAATTTTAAAAATTTGTTTAATAAAAACGAATCTTTTTATATAAATGGAGAGTTTACCAAAATAACATCAGATTATGAAGATTTAAAAGTGATTTTGCCTAATATATTAGGTAAAAGTTTACCTACTTCACTTTCAAAATTAGGAAAAGTTTCACTAAATGGAAATGTAGAATTGACAGATAGCTATATAAATTCAGATGTCTTTATTACGTCTGTTCTAGGAAATATTCAAAGTAATCTTTCAATTCAAGATATGGGAAATATCGATAATGCAACCTATCAAGGAAATGTTATTTTCGATAATTTTAATTTAGGTAAATTTTTAAATGAGAGTGAAATAGGAGAAGTTACGCTTAATTTAGATGTAGATGGAAAAGGATTTAATAAGCAATATTTAAATACTAAAGTAAAAGGTAAAATTGATAAATTTTATTATAATAAATATAATTATCAAAACATTACAGTTGATGGTAAGATGAAAATGCCATACTTTGAGGGTTACTTTAATAGTAATGATCCAAATTTAAAAATGGATTTTGATGGACTTGTTGATTTAGGTTCAAAAGTTAAAAATTATAATTTCAAAGCGCATATTGATTATGTAGATTTACACGCACTACACTTTTCTAAAATTGACACAATTTCTATCTTTAAAGGAAATATATTCTTTTTAGCAAAAGGAAACACATTAGACGATTTAGATGGATCACTAAGAGTTACAAATGTTTCATATCAGAATAATTTAGATAGCTACTTTTTTGATGATTTTGAATTGAATTCAAGTTTTGACTCCGAAAGAATTAGAACGATAACAATTAATTCACCAGATATTATTACAGGTAAAGTAGTAGGAAAATATAAAATTAATCAAGTAAGAAAAATAATAGAAAATGCAGTAGGAAGTTTATATGCGAATTATTCTCCAAACAAATTACAAAAAGGACAGTTTTTAGATTTTAATTTTACAATTTATAATAAAATAGTAGAAATATTCATTCCACAAATTTCTATTTCCGAAAACACGAAAATTAAAGGTAAAATTAATGCCGATTTAGGAAAATTTGATTTTGATTTTAGTTCGCCAAATGTAATAGCGTTCGAAAATAATTTTACAAATATTAAAGTTGATATAGATAATAAAAATCCGTTATATAACACTTATATAGAAATGGATAGTATTCGATCTAAATATTATAAGATATCAAATTTTAATTTGATTAACTTAACAATGAATGATACACTGTTTGTTAGAACAGAGTTTAAAGGAGGAAACAATAATAATGATGATTTCTCTTTGAACTTATATCATACAATAGATGAAAATAAAGAATCTGTAATCGGATTTAAAAAATCTGAAGTTAAGTTTAAGGACTATTTATGGTTTATAAATGAAAAAGAGAATAATGACAATAAAATAGTTTTCGATAAAAGCTTTAAGAATTTTAAATTTCAAAAATTTAGATTATCTCATGAAAATCAGAATATGGATTTCCATGGAGAAATGAGAGATTCAACATATAAAAATTTTAATTTAACATTTAACGATGTCGATTTAAATAAAATAACACCTTCATTAGATAGTATTAGTATTGATGGAAGACTAAATGGATTTGCTAAGTATGAACAAGATAATAATTTTCATAAACCATTGTCAGATATAAGAATTGATAGTCTTAAAATTAATAAATATCCTGTTGGCGATTTATATGTTCTTGTTGAAGGAAATGAAAATTTAAATAGATTTGGAGTAGATTCTTATATTGTTCAAAGAGGAGATGAAAGATTCTACTTAAACGGAAATATAGAATATAACGATAAAAAATCAGTGTTAAATATGGATGCAGGTTTTAATGCTTTTGATTTAGCACCATTTGGTTCATTGATAGGAAATGTACTCACAGATGTAAGAGGAGATGCAACAGGTAATGCCACAATTAGAGGATTGATTACAAAACCAGAGATTGATGGAAGATTATATTTAAATAATGCAGGACTAAATGCACCTTATCTAAATGTTGATTATAATTTTGAAAAAAATGCTATTGTAGATGTAACAGAACGTGAATTTCTATTTAGAAGCATTGCTATTACAGATACAAAATTTAATACGCAAGGAATTTTAAATGGTTATGTTAAGCATAATGCTTTTTCAGATTGGGAATTAAACCTTGAATTAAAATCAGATAATATTTTAGGATTAAATACAAAAGATTCTGAAGATGCATATTATTATGGAACTGCTTTTATGAAAGGAAAAGCAAACATAAGCGGACCAGTAGAATCATTATTAGTAAAAGTTGTTGGAGAATCAGAGAAAGGAACATCTATAAAAATACCAGTGAGTAATTCAGAAGATGTAGGACAAAAAGCGTATATGACTTTTATAAGAGAAGAAGATTTAAATAAAACATCAATTGATAAATTAAGAAAAAACAAATACAATGGTATTGAATTAGATTTAGATTTTGATATTGATACAGATGCAGAAATCGAAGTAATTCTAGATAGAGAATCAGGGCATGCTATGAAAGGCAGAGGATATGGATCTATGAAAATGGAAATAAATACTCTAGGTAAGTTTTTAATGTATGGAGATTTCCAAGTTCAAGAAGGAGAATATAATTTTAAAAAAGCAGGACTATTTGATAAAAAATTCTATGTTAAAAAAGGAAGTACTATAAGATGGGAAGGAGATCCATTAGGAGCAATTTTAAATCTTGAAGCGATCTATGAAACTCAAGCAAATCCATCTGTGTTAATTGAAAGCTCATCTTTTAATACTAATAGAAAATTACCTACAGAAGTATCTATTATAATTAATGGAAGTTTAAGTAATCCTGAACCAGATTTTAATATTAATTTTCCAACAGTAAGTAGTGTTCTTAAAAGTGAAATAGATTATCGATTGCAGAATAAAGATGTACGTCAAAATCAAGCATTTGCTTTATTAGCATTTGGATCTTTTACAACTCCTGAAAATGCTGGAAATGTAGCTTATGGATCATTATTTGAAACAGCAAGTTCATTATTTAATGATATCTTCTCGGATCAAGATGCAAAATTACAAGTAGGTGTAGATTATAGCCAAGGAGACAGAATTAATCAAATATCAGATAGAGTAGGACTTACATTGAGTACACAAATTAATGATAAAATTTCTATAAATGGAAAAGTAGGAGTTCCAGTAGGTGGTGTAACAGAATCAGTACTAGTTGGAGACGTAGAAATTCAAATGCAATTAAATGAAGATGGTTCATTGAGAGCAAGAGTATTTAATAGAGAAAATGATATTAATTATATAGGAGAAGGAATTGGTTACACACAAGGAATTGGTTTAAACTATTCCGTAGATTTCGATACATTTAAAGAATTGATTAGAGAGATTTTTAAAAAAAATAAAAAGAAAAAAACAGAAAATAATTCTTCAAACGATTTTCCAGATTCTGATATAGATCCAGAATTTTTAGAATCAATTAATAACAGAAGAAATAAAATTCAAAAAGCTCCAGAAGATCAAAAAGTTCCAGAAATAGATTAA
- the gap gene encoding type I glyceraldehyde-3-phosphate dehydrogenase, translating to MSKIKLGINGFGRIGRIVFRESINRDNIKVVAINDLLNVDHLAYLLKYDSVHGRFNGKVEVKDGQLYVNDKYIRVTAEKDPAQLKWDDANIDVDVVAECTGIFTTLEKAQLHIDGGAKKVVISAPSADAPMFVMGVNHDKVKASDKIVSNASCTTNCLAPLAKVINDNFGIVEALMTTVHATTATQLTVDGPSKKDFRGGRAALLNIIPASTGAAKAVGKVIPELNGKLTGMSMRVPTADVSCVDLTVKVAKETTYDEIMAVFKKASENELKGIIGYTEDLVVSQDFVSDSRTSIIDANAGIGLNSTFFKIVSWYDNEYGYSSKLLDLAAHVMAVK from the coding sequence ATGTCAAAAATAAAATTAGGAATAAACGGATTCGGAAGAATTGGAAGAATAGTATTTAGAGAATCAATAAATAGAGATAATATAAAAGTAGTAGCTATTAACGATTTATTAAATGTAGATCATTTAGCTTATTTATTAAAATATGATTCAGTTCATGGTCGTTTTAATGGTAAAGTAGAAGTTAAAGACGGACAATTATATGTTAATGATAAATATATTCGAGTAACAGCCGAAAAAGATCCAGCACAATTAAAATGGGATGACGCAAATATAGATGTAGACGTAGTTGCAGAATGTACAGGAATTTTCACAACACTTGAAAAAGCACAATTACATATAGATGGTGGAGCAAAAAAAGTAGTCATTTCGGCACCATCTGCCGATGCTCCTATGTTTGTAATGGGAGTTAATCATGATAAAGTAAAAGCGTCAGATAAAATAGTCTCAAATGCATCATGTACAACGAATTGTTTAGCTCCTTTAGCAAAAGTAATTAATGATAATTTTGGAATTGTAGAAGCATTAATGACAACGGTTCACGCAACAACAGCAACACAATTAACAGTAGATGGACCTTCTAAAAAAGATTTTCGTGGAGGAAGAGCAGCTTTATTAAACATTATTCCAGCTTCAACAGGAGCAGCAAAAGCAGTAGGAAAAGTAATTCCAGAATTAAACGGAAAATTAACAGGAATGTCAATGCGTGTGCCAACAGCAGATGTCTCATGTGTAGATTTAACAGTTAAAGTTGCAAAAGAAACAACTTATGATGAAATAATGGCTGTTTTCAAAAAAGCATCAGAAAATGAATTAAAAGGAATCATAGGATATACAGAAGATTTAGTAGTTTCACAAGACTTTGTTTCAGATTCACGTACATCAATTATTGATGCAAACGCAGGAATCGGATTAAATTCTACATTCTTTAAAATAGTATCATGGTATGATAATGAATATGGATATTCATCAAAATTATTAGATTTAGCAGCACATGTAATGGCTGTAAAATAA